In Alosa alosa isolate M-15738 ecotype Scorff River chromosome 19, AALO_Geno_1.1, whole genome shotgun sequence, a genomic segment contains:
- the LOC125284448 gene encoding sorting nexin-14-like isoform X1, with amino-acid sequence MTGIRARLTSLRQRLKLDLFKEVGRQYPVFCFLLVILLLSTVLLNRFLHIIMVFWSFLAGVVTFYCSLGPDTLLPSIFLSIRPKVKQDQQELFPLGHSCAVCGKIKCKRHRPTLLLENYQPWLDLKVHSKVDVSLSEILELVLENFVYPWYRDITDDEAFVDELRVTLRFFAAVLVRRTQKVDVPSLITQKLLKAAMKHIEIIAKARQKVKNSEYLQQAALEEYGPDLHMALRSRRDELLYLRKLTEVLFPYILPPKATDCRSLTFLMREVLSGSVFLPSMDYLADPDTVNHLLLIFIDSSPPEAATEPTSTLVPFLQKYAEPRNKKVSVLKLELKEIREQQDLLFRFMNFLKQEGAVHVLQFCLTVEEFNDKILCPELTDAEKLMLHEEVKKIYTTYCLDESIDKIRFDPFIVEEIRNIAEGPYADVVKLQTMRCLFEAYEHVLSLLENVFTPMFCHSDEYFRQLLRGAESPTRNSKLSRNSVSLDDIRSSEWDCPLSVECPSISPGSSPAFVSPHFQSIHTFPPSGLASRTALQKNTSKRGESFGISRIGSKIKGVFKSTTMEGAMLPSYGLAEGEDDMVEEAIMVLEDDAPVEAIGTPSTPRNLSAWSITIPYVDFFDDEVKKERIPVFCIDVERNDRRAVGHETENWSVYRRYLEFYVLESKLTEFHGSFPDAQLPSKRIIGPKNYEFLTSKREEFQEYLQKLLQHPELSNSQLLADFLSPHSMESQFHDKMLPDVNLGKIIKSVPGKLIKERGQHLEPFIQSFFNSCESPKPKPSRPELTILSPTSENDKKLFNELFKNNANRSEISEKKHNQNYFMEMITVEGIYDYLMYVGRVVFHIPDWLHHLLMGGRILLKNTLEAYTDYYLHRKLDQVMLEHRVVSLITLLRDSVFCEASEPRPLQDKQKRAKKTFEEMMKYIPDFLTKCIGEESKYEGVRLLFDGLQQPVLNKQLTYVLLDLTIQELFPELNKVQKETCHLMAPWM; translated from the exons ATGACAGGCATAAGGGCACGTTTGACAAGTCTGAGACAGAGGCTGAAGCTGGACTTATTCAAAGAAGTCGGGCGACAGTACCCAGTGTTCTGCTTTCTCCTTGTTATTTTGCTTCTATCCACCGTCCTTCTGAATAG ATTTCTACACATTATTATGGTCTTCTGGTCCTTCCTGGCGGGCGTTGTTACATTCTATTGCTCACTTGGACCAGACACTCTACTACCCAGTATATTTCTATCCATCAGGCCAAAGGTTAAG CAAGATCAGCAGGAGCTGTTTCCATTGGGGCACAGTTGTGCAGTCTGTGGAAAGATTAAGTGCAAAAGACACAG ACCAACATTGCTTTTAGAAAACTATCAGCCTTGGCTAGACTTAAAAGTGCATTCCAAGGTGGATGTCTCTCTATCAGAG ATTTTGGAATTGGTCCTTGAAAATTTTGTGTACCCGTGGTACAG AGATATCACAGATGATGAGGCTTTTGTGGATGAGCTCAGAGTCACCTTGCGCTTTTTTGCTGCAGTGTTGGTGCGCCGGACACAGAAG GTGGATGTCCCTTCACTCATCACACAAAAACTGCTCAAGGCTGCCATGAAACACATTGAGATTATTGCCAAAGCAAGGCAGAAAG TGAAGAACTCAGAGTACCTGCAGCAGGCTGCCCTGGAGGAGTATGGGCCCGACCTGCACATGGCCCTCCGCAGCCGCAGAGACGAGCTGCTGTACCTGAGGAAGCTGACCGAGGTGCTCTTCCCATACATTCTGCCACCCAAAGCAACTGACTGCAG GTCTCTCACTTTCCTCATGAGAGAAGTGTTGTCTGGTTCTGTTTTCCTCCCGTCTATGGACTACTTGGCTGATCCT GATACAGTGAACCATCTGCTGCTGATATTTATAGACAGTTCTCCG CCAGAGGCTGCAACAGAGCCAACTTCAACCTTGGTGCCATTCCTGCAGAAGTATGCTGAACCTCGCAACAAGAAGGTCTCG GTGCTGAAGCTGGAGTTGAAGGAGATCCGTGAGCAGCAGGACCTGCTCTTCCGCTTCATGAACTTCCTCAAACAGGAGGGTGCCGTGCACGTCCTGCAGTTCTGCTTGACCGTAG AGGAGTTCAATGACAAGATCCTGTGCCCAGAACTGACTGATGCTGAGAAGCTCATGCTACATGAAGAGGTAAAGAAGATTTATACCACCTACTGTCTGGATGAGAGCATTGACAAGATTCGCTTCGACCCTTTCATTGTGGAGGAAATCAGAAACA TTGCTGAAGGCCCATATGCGGATGTGGTGAAGCTGCAGACCATGCGCTGCCTGTTTGAAGCCTATGAACACGTCTTGTCCCTGTTGGAGAATGTCTTCACACCCATGTTCTGCCACAGTGATGAG TACTTCAGACAACTTTTGAGAGGGGCCGAGTCCCCTACCAGGAACTCCAAGCTGAGCAG AAATAGCGTGAGTTTGGATGACATTCG TTCTTCAGAGTGGGATTGTCCGCTGAGTGTGGAGTGCCCGTCCATCTCTCCGGGCTCATCACCCGCATTCGTCTCCCCCCATTTCCAGTCCATTCACACCTTCCCGCCCAGTGGCCTAGCGAGCCGTACTGCCTTGCAGAA aAACACCTCAAAACGGGGAGAATCGTTTGGGATCAGTCGAATTGGGAGTAAAATCAAAGGCGTGTTTAAGAGCACCACTATGGAGGGGGCCATGCTGCCCTCCTACGGactggcagagggagaggacgACATG GTGGAGGAAGCCATTATGGTTCTTGAAGACGACGCTCCTGTGGAGGCTATCGGCACCCCCAGCACCCCTCGCAACCTCTCCGCCTGGAGCATCACCATCCCTTACGTCGACTTCTTTGACGACGAGGTCAAGAAAGAAAGGATCCCCGTGTTTTGCATTGATGTTGAGCGTAATGACAGACGTGCTG TGGGCCATGAGACCGAGAACTGGTCTGTCTACAGACGATACCTTGAGTTTTACGTCCTGGAGTCAAAACTCACTGAGTTTCATG GCTCCTTTCCAGATGCACAACTGCCCTCTAAAAGAATAATCGGTCCAAAGAACTATGAGTTCTTAACATCTAAACGGGAAGAGTTCCAAGAATATCTACAG AAACTACTACAACACCCTGAACTCAGCAATAGCCAACTGTTAGCAgacttcctctcccctcataGTATGGAATCCCAGTTCCATGACAAAATGCTTCCCGATGTCAACCTAG GGAAGATCATTAAATCTGTACCTGGAAAGTTAATAAAAGAA AGAGGACAGCACCTGGAACCGTTCATCCAGTCATTCTTCAACTCCTGTGAGTCGCCAAAGCCCAAACCCAGCAGACCTGAGCTGACCATCCTCAGCCCCACATCGGAGAACGACAAAAAG CTTTTTAATGAGTTGTTCAAAAACAATGCCAATCGATCTGAAATCAGTGAGAAGAAGCATAATCAGAATTATTTCATGGAAATGATTACTGTGGAGGGAATTTATGACTATTTAATGTATGTCG GCAGAGTAGTCTTCCATATCCCTGATTGGCTGCACCACCTTTTGATGGGTGGAAGAATACTGCTCAAAAACACACTGGAGGCTTATACAGATTACTACCTGCATCGCAAACTGGACCAAGTTATGCTGGAGCATCGAGTGGTTTCCCTCATCACACTTCTTAGAG ATTCTGTATTCTGTGAAGCCAGTGAACCTCGCCCCCTTCAAGATAAGCAAAAAAGAGCTAAGAAAACATTTGAAGAAATGATGAAATATATACCAG ATTTTCTGACAAAATGTATTGGAGAAGAATCAAAGTACGAGGGAGTTCGGCTCCTCTTTGATGGACTCCAACAGCCAGTGTTAAACAAACAG TTGACCTATGTCCTGCTGGACCTGACAATCCAAGAGCTCTTCCCTGAACTTAATAAG GTACAGAAAGAAACATGTCATTTGATGGCTCCATGGATGTAG
- the LOC125284448 gene encoding sorting nexin-14-like isoform X3: MTGIRARLTSLRQRLKLDLFKEVGRQYPVFCFLLVILLLSTVLLNRFLHIIMVFWSFLAGVVTFYCSLGPDTLLPSIFLSIRPKVKQDQQELFPLGHSCAVCGKIKCKRHRPTLLLENYQPWLDLKVHSKVDVSLSEILELVLENFVYPWYRDITDDEAFVDELRVTLRFFAAVLVRRTQKVDVPSLITQKLLKAAMKHIEIIAKARQKVKNSEYLQQAALEEYGPDLHMALRSRRDELLYLRKLTEVLFPYILPPKATDCRSLTFLMREVLSGSVFLPSMDYLADPDTVNHLLLIFIDSSPPEAATEPTSTLVPFLQKYAEPRNKKVSVLKLELKEIREQQDLLFRFMNFLKQEGAVHVLQFCLTVEEFNDKILCPELTDAEKLMLHEEVKKIYTTYCLDESIDKIRFDPFIVEEIRNIAEGPYADVVKLQTMRCLFEAYEHVLSLLENVFTPMFCHSDEYFRQLLRGAESPTRNSKLSRNSVSLDDIRNTSKRGESFGISRIGSKIKGVFKSTTMEGAMLPSYGLAEGEDDMVEEAIMVLEDDAPVEAIGTPSTPRNLSAWSITIPYVDFFDDEVKKERIPVFCIDVERNDRRAVGHETENWSVYRRYLEFYVLESKLTEFHGSFPDAQLPSKRIIGPKNYEFLTSKREEFQEYLQKLLQHPELSNSQLLADFLSPHSMESQFHDKMLPDVNLGKIIKSVPGKLIKERGQHLEPFIQSFFNSCESPKPKPSRPELTILSPTSENDKKLFNELFKNNANRSEISEKKHNQNYFMEMITVEGIYDYLMYVGRVVFHIPDWLHHLLMGGRILLKNTLEAYTDYYLHRKLDQVMLEHRVVSLITLLRDSVFCEASEPRPLQDKQKRAKKTFEEMMKYIPDFLTKCIGEESKYEGVRLLFDGLQQPVLNKQLTYVLLDLTIQELFPELNKVQKETCHLMAPWM, from the exons ATGACAGGCATAAGGGCACGTTTGACAAGTCTGAGACAGAGGCTGAAGCTGGACTTATTCAAAGAAGTCGGGCGACAGTACCCAGTGTTCTGCTTTCTCCTTGTTATTTTGCTTCTATCCACCGTCCTTCTGAATAG ATTTCTACACATTATTATGGTCTTCTGGTCCTTCCTGGCGGGCGTTGTTACATTCTATTGCTCACTTGGACCAGACACTCTACTACCCAGTATATTTCTATCCATCAGGCCAAAGGTTAAG CAAGATCAGCAGGAGCTGTTTCCATTGGGGCACAGTTGTGCAGTCTGTGGAAAGATTAAGTGCAAAAGACACAG ACCAACATTGCTTTTAGAAAACTATCAGCCTTGGCTAGACTTAAAAGTGCATTCCAAGGTGGATGTCTCTCTATCAGAG ATTTTGGAATTGGTCCTTGAAAATTTTGTGTACCCGTGGTACAG AGATATCACAGATGATGAGGCTTTTGTGGATGAGCTCAGAGTCACCTTGCGCTTTTTTGCTGCAGTGTTGGTGCGCCGGACACAGAAG GTGGATGTCCCTTCACTCATCACACAAAAACTGCTCAAGGCTGCCATGAAACACATTGAGATTATTGCCAAAGCAAGGCAGAAAG TGAAGAACTCAGAGTACCTGCAGCAGGCTGCCCTGGAGGAGTATGGGCCCGACCTGCACATGGCCCTCCGCAGCCGCAGAGACGAGCTGCTGTACCTGAGGAAGCTGACCGAGGTGCTCTTCCCATACATTCTGCCACCCAAAGCAACTGACTGCAG GTCTCTCACTTTCCTCATGAGAGAAGTGTTGTCTGGTTCTGTTTTCCTCCCGTCTATGGACTACTTGGCTGATCCT GATACAGTGAACCATCTGCTGCTGATATTTATAGACAGTTCTCCG CCAGAGGCTGCAACAGAGCCAACTTCAACCTTGGTGCCATTCCTGCAGAAGTATGCTGAACCTCGCAACAAGAAGGTCTCG GTGCTGAAGCTGGAGTTGAAGGAGATCCGTGAGCAGCAGGACCTGCTCTTCCGCTTCATGAACTTCCTCAAACAGGAGGGTGCCGTGCACGTCCTGCAGTTCTGCTTGACCGTAG AGGAGTTCAATGACAAGATCCTGTGCCCAGAACTGACTGATGCTGAGAAGCTCATGCTACATGAAGAGGTAAAGAAGATTTATACCACCTACTGTCTGGATGAGAGCATTGACAAGATTCGCTTCGACCCTTTCATTGTGGAGGAAATCAGAAACA TTGCTGAAGGCCCATATGCGGATGTGGTGAAGCTGCAGACCATGCGCTGCCTGTTTGAAGCCTATGAACACGTCTTGTCCCTGTTGGAGAATGTCTTCACACCCATGTTCTGCCACAGTGATGAG TACTTCAGACAACTTTTGAGAGGGGCCGAGTCCCCTACCAGGAACTCCAAGCTGAGCAG AAATAGCGTGAGTTTGGATGACATTCG aAACACCTCAAAACGGGGAGAATCGTTTGGGATCAGTCGAATTGGGAGTAAAATCAAAGGCGTGTTTAAGAGCACCACTATGGAGGGGGCCATGCTGCCCTCCTACGGactggcagagggagaggacgACATG GTGGAGGAAGCCATTATGGTTCTTGAAGACGACGCTCCTGTGGAGGCTATCGGCACCCCCAGCACCCCTCGCAACCTCTCCGCCTGGAGCATCACCATCCCTTACGTCGACTTCTTTGACGACGAGGTCAAGAAAGAAAGGATCCCCGTGTTTTGCATTGATGTTGAGCGTAATGACAGACGTGCTG TGGGCCATGAGACCGAGAACTGGTCTGTCTACAGACGATACCTTGAGTTTTACGTCCTGGAGTCAAAACTCACTGAGTTTCATG GCTCCTTTCCAGATGCACAACTGCCCTCTAAAAGAATAATCGGTCCAAAGAACTATGAGTTCTTAACATCTAAACGGGAAGAGTTCCAAGAATATCTACAG AAACTACTACAACACCCTGAACTCAGCAATAGCCAACTGTTAGCAgacttcctctcccctcataGTATGGAATCCCAGTTCCATGACAAAATGCTTCCCGATGTCAACCTAG GGAAGATCATTAAATCTGTACCTGGAAAGTTAATAAAAGAA AGAGGACAGCACCTGGAACCGTTCATCCAGTCATTCTTCAACTCCTGTGAGTCGCCAAAGCCCAAACCCAGCAGACCTGAGCTGACCATCCTCAGCCCCACATCGGAGAACGACAAAAAG CTTTTTAATGAGTTGTTCAAAAACAATGCCAATCGATCTGAAATCAGTGAGAAGAAGCATAATCAGAATTATTTCATGGAAATGATTACTGTGGAGGGAATTTATGACTATTTAATGTATGTCG GCAGAGTAGTCTTCCATATCCCTGATTGGCTGCACCACCTTTTGATGGGTGGAAGAATACTGCTCAAAAACACACTGGAGGCTTATACAGATTACTACCTGCATCGCAAACTGGACCAAGTTATGCTGGAGCATCGAGTGGTTTCCCTCATCACACTTCTTAGAG ATTCTGTATTCTGTGAAGCCAGTGAACCTCGCCCCCTTCAAGATAAGCAAAAAAGAGCTAAGAAAACATTTGAAGAAATGATGAAATATATACCAG ATTTTCTGACAAAATGTATTGGAGAAGAATCAAAGTACGAGGGAGTTCGGCTCCTCTTTGATGGACTCCAACAGCCAGTGTTAAACAAACAG TTGACCTATGTCCTGCTGGACCTGACAATCCAAGAGCTCTTCCCTGAACTTAATAAG GTACAGAAAGAAACATGTCATTTGATGGCTCCATGGATGTAG
- the LOC125284448 gene encoding sorting nexin-14-like isoform X2, with protein sequence MTGIRARLTSLRQRLKLDLFKEVGRQYPVFCFLLVILLLSTVLLNRFLHIIMVFWSFLAGVVTFYCSLGPDTLLPSIFLSIRPKVKQDQQELFPLGHSCAVCGKIKCKRHRPTLLLENYQPWLDLKVHSKVDVSLSEILELVLENFVYPWYRDITDDEAFVDELRVTLRFFAAVLVRRTQKVDVPSLITQKLLKAAMKHIEIIAKARQKVKNSEYLQQAALEEYGPDLHMALRSRRDELLYLRKLTEVLFPYILPPKATDCRSLTFLMREVLSGSVFLPSMDYLADPDTVNHLLLIFIDSSPPEAATEPTSTLVPFLQKYAEPRNKKVSVLKLELKEIREQQDLLFRFMNFLKQEGAVHVLQFCLTVEEFNDKILCPELTDAEKLMLHEEVKKIYTTYCLDESIDKIRFDPFIVEEIRNIAEGPYADVVKLQTMRCLFEAYEHVLSLLENVFTPMFCHSDEYFRQLLRGAESPTRNSKLSSSSEWDCPLSVECPSISPGSSPAFVSPHFQSIHTFPPSGLASRTALQKNTSKRGESFGISRIGSKIKGVFKSTTMEGAMLPSYGLAEGEDDMVEEAIMVLEDDAPVEAIGTPSTPRNLSAWSITIPYVDFFDDEVKKERIPVFCIDVERNDRRAVGHETENWSVYRRYLEFYVLESKLTEFHGSFPDAQLPSKRIIGPKNYEFLTSKREEFQEYLQKLLQHPELSNSQLLADFLSPHSMESQFHDKMLPDVNLGKIIKSVPGKLIKERGQHLEPFIQSFFNSCESPKPKPSRPELTILSPTSENDKKLFNELFKNNANRSEISEKKHNQNYFMEMITVEGIYDYLMYVGRVVFHIPDWLHHLLMGGRILLKNTLEAYTDYYLHRKLDQVMLEHRVVSLITLLRDSVFCEASEPRPLQDKQKRAKKTFEEMMKYIPDFLTKCIGEESKYEGVRLLFDGLQQPVLNKQLTYVLLDLTIQELFPELNKVQKETCHLMAPWM encoded by the exons ATGACAGGCATAAGGGCACGTTTGACAAGTCTGAGACAGAGGCTGAAGCTGGACTTATTCAAAGAAGTCGGGCGACAGTACCCAGTGTTCTGCTTTCTCCTTGTTATTTTGCTTCTATCCACCGTCCTTCTGAATAG ATTTCTACACATTATTATGGTCTTCTGGTCCTTCCTGGCGGGCGTTGTTACATTCTATTGCTCACTTGGACCAGACACTCTACTACCCAGTATATTTCTATCCATCAGGCCAAAGGTTAAG CAAGATCAGCAGGAGCTGTTTCCATTGGGGCACAGTTGTGCAGTCTGTGGAAAGATTAAGTGCAAAAGACACAG ACCAACATTGCTTTTAGAAAACTATCAGCCTTGGCTAGACTTAAAAGTGCATTCCAAGGTGGATGTCTCTCTATCAGAG ATTTTGGAATTGGTCCTTGAAAATTTTGTGTACCCGTGGTACAG AGATATCACAGATGATGAGGCTTTTGTGGATGAGCTCAGAGTCACCTTGCGCTTTTTTGCTGCAGTGTTGGTGCGCCGGACACAGAAG GTGGATGTCCCTTCACTCATCACACAAAAACTGCTCAAGGCTGCCATGAAACACATTGAGATTATTGCCAAAGCAAGGCAGAAAG TGAAGAACTCAGAGTACCTGCAGCAGGCTGCCCTGGAGGAGTATGGGCCCGACCTGCACATGGCCCTCCGCAGCCGCAGAGACGAGCTGCTGTACCTGAGGAAGCTGACCGAGGTGCTCTTCCCATACATTCTGCCACCCAAAGCAACTGACTGCAG GTCTCTCACTTTCCTCATGAGAGAAGTGTTGTCTGGTTCTGTTTTCCTCCCGTCTATGGACTACTTGGCTGATCCT GATACAGTGAACCATCTGCTGCTGATATTTATAGACAGTTCTCCG CCAGAGGCTGCAACAGAGCCAACTTCAACCTTGGTGCCATTCCTGCAGAAGTATGCTGAACCTCGCAACAAGAAGGTCTCG GTGCTGAAGCTGGAGTTGAAGGAGATCCGTGAGCAGCAGGACCTGCTCTTCCGCTTCATGAACTTCCTCAAACAGGAGGGTGCCGTGCACGTCCTGCAGTTCTGCTTGACCGTAG AGGAGTTCAATGACAAGATCCTGTGCCCAGAACTGACTGATGCTGAGAAGCTCATGCTACATGAAGAGGTAAAGAAGATTTATACCACCTACTGTCTGGATGAGAGCATTGACAAGATTCGCTTCGACCCTTTCATTGTGGAGGAAATCAGAAACA TTGCTGAAGGCCCATATGCGGATGTGGTGAAGCTGCAGACCATGCGCTGCCTGTTTGAAGCCTATGAACACGTCTTGTCCCTGTTGGAGAATGTCTTCACACCCATGTTCTGCCACAGTGATGAG TACTTCAGACAACTTTTGAGAGGGGCCGAGTCCCCTACCAGGAACTCCAAGCTGAGCAG TTCTTCAGAGTGGGATTGTCCGCTGAGTGTGGAGTGCCCGTCCATCTCTCCGGGCTCATCACCCGCATTCGTCTCCCCCCATTTCCAGTCCATTCACACCTTCCCGCCCAGTGGCCTAGCGAGCCGTACTGCCTTGCAGAA aAACACCTCAAAACGGGGAGAATCGTTTGGGATCAGTCGAATTGGGAGTAAAATCAAAGGCGTGTTTAAGAGCACCACTATGGAGGGGGCCATGCTGCCCTCCTACGGactggcagagggagaggacgACATG GTGGAGGAAGCCATTATGGTTCTTGAAGACGACGCTCCTGTGGAGGCTATCGGCACCCCCAGCACCCCTCGCAACCTCTCCGCCTGGAGCATCACCATCCCTTACGTCGACTTCTTTGACGACGAGGTCAAGAAAGAAAGGATCCCCGTGTTTTGCATTGATGTTGAGCGTAATGACAGACGTGCTG TGGGCCATGAGACCGAGAACTGGTCTGTCTACAGACGATACCTTGAGTTTTACGTCCTGGAGTCAAAACTCACTGAGTTTCATG GCTCCTTTCCAGATGCACAACTGCCCTCTAAAAGAATAATCGGTCCAAAGAACTATGAGTTCTTAACATCTAAACGGGAAGAGTTCCAAGAATATCTACAG AAACTACTACAACACCCTGAACTCAGCAATAGCCAACTGTTAGCAgacttcctctcccctcataGTATGGAATCCCAGTTCCATGACAAAATGCTTCCCGATGTCAACCTAG GGAAGATCATTAAATCTGTACCTGGAAAGTTAATAAAAGAA AGAGGACAGCACCTGGAACCGTTCATCCAGTCATTCTTCAACTCCTGTGAGTCGCCAAAGCCCAAACCCAGCAGACCTGAGCTGACCATCCTCAGCCCCACATCGGAGAACGACAAAAAG CTTTTTAATGAGTTGTTCAAAAACAATGCCAATCGATCTGAAATCAGTGAGAAGAAGCATAATCAGAATTATTTCATGGAAATGATTACTGTGGAGGGAATTTATGACTATTTAATGTATGTCG GCAGAGTAGTCTTCCATATCCCTGATTGGCTGCACCACCTTTTGATGGGTGGAAGAATACTGCTCAAAAACACACTGGAGGCTTATACAGATTACTACCTGCATCGCAAACTGGACCAAGTTATGCTGGAGCATCGAGTGGTTTCCCTCATCACACTTCTTAGAG ATTCTGTATTCTGTGAAGCCAGTGAACCTCGCCCCCTTCAAGATAAGCAAAAAAGAGCTAAGAAAACATTTGAAGAAATGATGAAATATATACCAG ATTTTCTGACAAAATGTATTGGAGAAGAATCAAAGTACGAGGGAGTTCGGCTCCTCTTTGATGGACTCCAACAGCCAGTGTTAAACAAACAG TTGACCTATGTCCTGCTGGACCTGACAATCCAAGAGCTCTTCCCTGAACTTAATAAG GTACAGAAAGAAACATGTCATTTGATGGCTCCATGGATGTAG